One Elephas maximus indicus isolate mEleMax1 chromosome 16, mEleMax1 primary haplotype, whole genome shotgun sequence DNA window includes the following coding sequences:
- the FUT11 gene encoding alpha-(1,3)-fucosyltransferase 11 isoform X1, which yields MAAGGTAAVLVALGVLSVCSARDSGPAAEVEAGGEAGWAEPWDGAVFRPPSALGAVGVARGPESQRPGREGPVDLPVLLWWSPGLFPHFPGDSERIECARGACVASRDRRVRGDSRTRALLFYGTDFRASDAPLPRLAHQSWALLHEESPLNNFVLSHAPGIRLFNLTATFSRHSDYPLPLQWLPGTAYLRRAALPLQERAEWRRRGYAPLLYLQSHCDVPADRDRYVRELMRYIPVDSYGKCLQNRELPTPRLQDTATATTEDPELLAFLSRYKFHLALENAICDDYMTEKLWRPMHLGAVPVYRGSPSVRDWMPNNHSIILINDFESPQKLAEFIDFLDKNDEEYIKYLAYKQPGGITNQFLLDSLRHREWGVNDPLLPNYLNGFECFVCDHELARLDAEKAHTASPGDTPVPEPHIAQPSHMNCPVPTPGFGNVEEIPENDSWKEMWLQDYWQGLYQGEALTAMIHNNETQERKFWDYLHEIFMKRNQNL from the exons ATGGCTGCTGGCGGCACCGCGGCTGTGCTTGTCGCCCTAGGGGTGCTTAGTGTCTGTTCGGCTAGAGACTCTGGGCCGGCGGCGGAAGTGGAGGCCGGCGGGGAAGCGGGCTGGGCGGAGCCGTGGGACGGCGCGGTGTTTCGGCCGCCCTCGGCGCTGGGCGCGGTGGGGGTGGCGCGCGGGCCGGAGAGCCAGCGGCCAGGGAGGGAGGGGCCGGTGGACCTACCGGTGCTGCTGTGGTGGAGCCCTGGGCTCTTTCCCCACTTCCCGGGAGACTCGGAGCGCATCGAGTGCGCGCGCGGCGCCTGCGTGGCGTCCCGGGACCGACGGGTCCGAGGAGACTCGCGGACGCGCGCGCTGCTCTTCTACGGCACCGACTTCCGCGCCTCTGACGCGCCGCTGCCGCGCCTGGCGCACCAGAGCTGGGCGCTCCTGCACGAGGAGTCGCCGCTCAACAACTTCGTGCTGAGCCACGCGCCGGGCATCCGCCTCTTCAATCTTACCGCTACCTTCAGCCGCCACTCCGACTATCCGCTGCCGCTGCAGTGGCTGCCCGGGACGGCCTATCTGCGCCGCGCGGCCCTTCCGCTCCAGGAGCGCGCGGAATGGCGCCGCCGCGGCTACGCGCCGCTGCTCTATCTACAGTCCCATTGCGATGTGCCTGCGGACCGGGACCGCTATGTGCGCGAGCTCATGCGCTACATCCCG gtggACTCGTACGGGAAATGCCTGCAAAACCGGGAGCTGCCCACCCCACGGTTACAGGACACAGCCACAGCCACCACCGAGGATCCAGAGCTCTTGGCCTTCTTGTCCCGTTATAAGTTCCATTTGGCTCTCGAAAATGCCATCTGTGACGACTACATGACAGAAAAGCTGTGGCGTCCCATGCACCTGGGTGCTGTGCCCGTGTACCGCGGCTCTCCCTCTGTGAGGGACTGGATGCCGAACAACCACTCCATCATCCTTATCAACGACTTCGAGTCACCTCAGAAGCTGGCAGAGTTTATTGACTTTCTGGACAAGAATGATGAGGAATATATAAAATACCTGGCATACAAGCAACCTGGGGGCATCACCAACCAGTTCCTTCTGGATAGCCTGAGGCATCGGGAGTGGGGTGTGAATGATCCTTTACTGCCCAACTACCTTAACGGCTTCGAGTGTTTCGTCTGTGACCATGAGCTGGCTCGGCTGGATGCCGAGAAAGCCCACACAGCCTCTCCTGGGGACACCCCTGTCCCCGAGCCTCACATTGCCCAGCCCTCGCACATGAACTGCCCAGTGCCCACACCTGGCTTTGGCAACGTGGAAGAGATTCCCGAGAATGACAG CTGGAAGGAGATGTGGCTGCAAGATTACTGGCAAGGTCTGTACCAGGGGGAAGCCCTCACTGCCATGATCCACAACAATGAAACACAGGAGAGGAAATTTTGGGATTACTTACATGAGATCTTCATGAAAAGGAACCAGAACCTCTAA
- the FUT11 gene encoding alpha-(1,3)-fucosyltransferase 11 isoform X2: protein MAAGGTAAVLVALGVLSVCSARDSGPAAEVEAGGEAGWAEPWDGAVFRPPSALGAVGVARGPESQRPGREGPVDLPVLLWWSPGLFPHFPGDSERIECARGACVASRDRRVRGDSRTRALLFYGTDFRASDAPLPRLAHQSWALLHEESPLNNFVLSHAPGIRLFNLTATFSRHSDYPLPLQWLPGTAYLRRAALPLQERAEWRRRGYAPLLYLQSHCDVPADRDRYVRELMRYIPVDSYGKCLQNRELPTPRLQDTATATTEDPELLAFLSRYKFHLALENAICDDYMTEKLWRPMHLGAVPVYRGSPSVRDWMPNNHSIILINDFESPQKLAEFIDFLDKNDEEYIKYLAYKQPGGITNQFLLDSLRHREWGVNDPLLPNYLNGFECFVCDHELARLDAEKAHTASPGDTPVPEPHIAQPSHMNCPVPTPGFGNVEEIPENDSPILARDHYICLRFFGPTQKCRIYSCAEAP from the exons ATGGCTGCTGGCGGCACCGCGGCTGTGCTTGTCGCCCTAGGGGTGCTTAGTGTCTGTTCGGCTAGAGACTCTGGGCCGGCGGCGGAAGTGGAGGCCGGCGGGGAAGCGGGCTGGGCGGAGCCGTGGGACGGCGCGGTGTTTCGGCCGCCCTCGGCGCTGGGCGCGGTGGGGGTGGCGCGCGGGCCGGAGAGCCAGCGGCCAGGGAGGGAGGGGCCGGTGGACCTACCGGTGCTGCTGTGGTGGAGCCCTGGGCTCTTTCCCCACTTCCCGGGAGACTCGGAGCGCATCGAGTGCGCGCGCGGCGCCTGCGTGGCGTCCCGGGACCGACGGGTCCGAGGAGACTCGCGGACGCGCGCGCTGCTCTTCTACGGCACCGACTTCCGCGCCTCTGACGCGCCGCTGCCGCGCCTGGCGCACCAGAGCTGGGCGCTCCTGCACGAGGAGTCGCCGCTCAACAACTTCGTGCTGAGCCACGCGCCGGGCATCCGCCTCTTCAATCTTACCGCTACCTTCAGCCGCCACTCCGACTATCCGCTGCCGCTGCAGTGGCTGCCCGGGACGGCCTATCTGCGCCGCGCGGCCCTTCCGCTCCAGGAGCGCGCGGAATGGCGCCGCCGCGGCTACGCGCCGCTGCTCTATCTACAGTCCCATTGCGATGTGCCTGCGGACCGGGACCGCTATGTGCGCGAGCTCATGCGCTACATCCCG gtggACTCGTACGGGAAATGCCTGCAAAACCGGGAGCTGCCCACCCCACGGTTACAGGACACAGCCACAGCCACCACCGAGGATCCAGAGCTCTTGGCCTTCTTGTCCCGTTATAAGTTCCATTTGGCTCTCGAAAATGCCATCTGTGACGACTACATGACAGAAAAGCTGTGGCGTCCCATGCACCTGGGTGCTGTGCCCGTGTACCGCGGCTCTCCCTCTGTGAGGGACTGGATGCCGAACAACCACTCCATCATCCTTATCAACGACTTCGAGTCACCTCAGAAGCTGGCAGAGTTTATTGACTTTCTGGACAAGAATGATGAGGAATATATAAAATACCTGGCATACAAGCAACCTGGGGGCATCACCAACCAGTTCCTTCTGGATAGCCTGAGGCATCGGGAGTGGGGTGTGAATGATCCTTTACTGCCCAACTACCTTAACGGCTTCGAGTGTTTCGTCTGTGACCATGAGCTGGCTCGGCTGGATGCCGAGAAAGCCCACACAGCCTCTCCTGGGGACACCCCTGTCCCCGAGCCTCACATTGCCCAGCCCTCGCACATGAACTGCCCAGTGCCCACACCTGGCTTTGGCAACGTGGAAGAGATTCCCGAGAATGACAG CCCTATCCTAGCCAGAGACCACTATATCTGCTTAAGATTTTTTGGGCCAACTCAGAAATGTAGGATTTATAGCTGTGCTGAGGCTCCATAA
- the CHCHD1 gene encoding coiled-coil-helix-coiled-coil-helix domain-containing protein 1 → MAAHSLPGRLVRLGNSRKPILKPNKPLILADRIGERCREKGEATCITEMSVMMACWKQNEFRDEACIKEIQDFFDCVSRTEAARKMRSIQYTLGQAQSLHPKKVNQLLKRFPNKPHVS, encoded by the exons ATGGCGGCGCACAGCCTCCCAGGCCGGCTGGTGCGGTTGGGGAACTCGCGGAAGCCTATACTGAAGCCCAACAAGCCCCTCATCCTAGCTGACCGCATCGGGGAGCGGTGCCGGGAGAAGGGCG AGGCTACCTGTATCACAGAGATGTCAGTGATGATGGCTTGCTGGAAGCAGAATGAATTCCGCGACGAAGCGTGCATAAAAGAGATCCAGGACTTCTTCGATTGTGTTTCAAGGACTGAG GCAGCCCGCAAGATGAGGTCTATCCAGTACACCCTCGGACAGGCTCAGAGTTTACATCCAAAGAAAGTGAATCAGTTGTTAAAGAGGTTTCCTAACAAACCTCATGTCAGCTGA